Part of the Porites lutea chromosome 14, jaPorLute2.1, whole genome shotgun sequence genome, TAGGTGGTCCGTGAATTAAATGTGTTTTCTTAAATCGTGCCAATTGAAACCAAAACCAATAAatataagtttttttaaaaaaagaatgtaaCTATCCTAAAGAATACATAACAGTTACTTTTCTATAGCTGAATATGTTATACACAAGCTTTCTGACGTAGCGATTATAAGGGCATGTTCTCTGAATAGTTTTACATGCTTAATTTTCTGGTTATCTACTTAGCAACTGCATAATACTAATTTTAGCTACTTGTTGGAAGTGAATGTTGCTTTTTCCTTTATTATCGAGGTAGGCTCTTAGATGAaccttttctgtacatttcagAAAGAAAAGGAGTTGTTTCAGAAGGATGCTTTTCAAGTTGTTAAATCTCTCAGCGAAACAGGGATGACCGGCGATTTTTCAAGTTCATCATTTATATTTAATCgccaaaaatggcaaaaataatGCATTCCAAACTCAAAACTTTAAATCTTATTGCAGCTTTTAATTGCCTTCTGCAaaattcgttttgttttgtccgAAGAAGTACAGCACTCTTGGGGTTGGTCTCTACGAGAGCGTGCCTATGGGCtttcaaaattggaaaaagagGGGTTCTCTTTGCTATTTTTGTGCTTTCATTCCACTCATCAATTCATTGCCTTGCGTTATATTCAGGACTAAGCACTGCAGCTACAGGTAAAGGATAAAAACTAGGGTTAACGTTCTACGAGAGGTAGGGGATAGAAAGACGATAAGAAGAAATTCTATAAGGAAGTAGAAACACCTTATTAATTGAGAAAGTCTACACTAGACCAGATCACTACGGTAGTTTACATTTGCATAGCTCCAGTCGTCATACTTAACACTTAACCTGCATCCACTTTTGTGTACCGGGGCCACCGCTTCGCTTTGATAAAGCTCCACCAATTGGGACTAACCGCATACAACTAGTCCTTGTCTTCACCTTTTCTGCACAAAAAACGCCTATTGCTTTATCTTGAGGTTCGGGGACGTTGTTCAGCGTCTACTTTTTGCTAGGACATAACCTCTCTGCTTTGAACGCGACTCGGGGATTTCCTTTGCATATGACTCTTCTTCTTAACAGTCTTCATCAAGTACACTCCACTTTTACTTTGGTTAGGCACTCATTATATTATTTTGCACTGACTATATTAGAAGGCTAGCTATCTGTCGTGATACAGTTACCATTCTTGATAAGGAGCAAGATGGTCAAGAAAAACTGTCAGTTTCTCTTCTCTCTTAGCGAACGTGGCCCAACAGAAAACCtttttgcttgtaaatttgTTTAACTTTCCAAGGACTCCGCATTCCATTATCACGCTGAAGATTTCTGGACTTTGAATTCCACAATCTAGTGTAAGGCTTTTGTCGTAAACACCCATCGTCTGCAACGGGTGGCTATTAAGAGTCTGCGTTTGAATCTTGACGATGAATTCTTCCTTACCGTCACATTTGGGTTTAGGTCCTTCTCCAGTACCTTTTAAATGAGTCCCAAATGTTCGAATTTTCACTTGCCCTGAATTTAATGGTGAAAAGGTTTTGACCGTTACAGAATAACGACTTTTCAAGGCCCTACATAATGTCTTATGTTTGGCCAAATGATTTTCTCTGCATTCTCTGCTGCAATACGAGGCAATATGACAAGTAGGACACTTTATGAGGCAACTTACTTCACTTCGTGAGCGACGACAAAAAGTGCAACCAGTGTAACATCGCTCGATTACCTCTTTGGGGTGATACATACCTTCCTCGTTGTTAAATTCCTTGTTTCGGACTAGGATGGGTGGTTTgcaataaatttgtttttccccAGGGGGAAGACCCAGAAAAGATGAGAAAGCCTCAAATAACGTAGTATCAAGTGAAAAACCACCCTGTTGATACTCTAACCACGGACCGCCATGGTCTCGCACAGTGTTTGATTCCAGATGAACCCGTGCAGAATAATTAACACCAATGAAAATCCCGCCACATTTGTTGCCAGAAATGATATTTCCTTTTATCACGGCTGAAGTTCGCGATTTTGCCAAGATTCCCCAGAATCCATTCTCGAATATCTTGTTATCCCTGATCACAAGGTGAGAATTTCTATCCAGCGAAAGGCCAAAGGGCCTGTTGTGATGTACGTCATTTTTGGATATTTCTATTTTATTCTCGTTGCTACAGGCATAGATTCCCTCTTTTGCGTTTTCGAATATCTTGTTACTAGTGATTAGGCATTCTCCTGCATTTGGGCCGATCAGGACACCATGGAAACCACTATTGAATATCTTGTTCTGAGAGGCAGAAAGAGTTCCACCTTCTCTTGCCTCTAGACCTGCTTGGTGGTTCTTGTACACCTCACATTTATTGACAACCATGCGAGAACCCTTGCCAATGACTAGagcgccaccaccaccacagtCATGAATTACACAGTCTTCAATAAGAGCAAAGCTTCCATCGAGAACTTCAACTCCGGAAAAACCGCCAACACCAGACTTTGATTCAGAGTCTCCAAACTTACCTGTGCGATCGCAAACAGGTTTTCCTAAAGAGGCTGCTATACATCCTTCACCACCATTGCATTCTGGATAGTCCTCACAACTAGTTGCACCCCCTGAAATTTGGCAGTGCTTCATATGAATGGCCGCTTCTTTGCCTTTGCAAACTAGGCCAATGTTTCCTTTAGGAAACACAATATTCTCAAAATAACACTTTGTAGAGGAAATAAGACAGCATTCTGTACAACGTAAAACGACCTCTTTTCCAAGACCAACAATTTGAAAATCTTTAAAGACAATGAAGCGCTTTAAATTATACACACCTTCCTTCAGAAGTAGAGTACCTTGTGCCGTCATTAAAACAAATGTCAACTGCGTTTCATTTTCTATTACTCTGAACGGCACGCTTACTCGTGGAAACTTTTCCCAAAACTCTTTCTCGTTGGCAAGACTGGGTTCATTTTGGATAGCTACTGCCAATGCGGCCATCTTTTGTCCTTCAAGGTGAGAGGAACCATTTTCAACAAGTTTTTGGAGAGCCCAAGCCTTGCGTTGCAATGCCTTACTGTAACGAGGACATAATAAGAGGCACGTTTCACAGTCATCTAAAGCTTGTTGTGGCTGGGTAAGTTTCATATAGCAGAGAGCGCGATTGGCGAAGAGTCGATGGTCATGGGAAGTCAAATCAATGGCGCTGGAGTAAAGATTAATGGCCTCTtcatatttcttattttttactGCAACATTTCCTTGCTCTCTGAGCTGGTCAACCTTTTCCtccctttcttttttaacagaatCTGCTTCATCCTCAAGATCATTGTCCGTGGCTGGCTGCCTCATGCAATGAGATATTAGCTTGCAGTCCCTGTCTTTTAATGGGATATCAATAAAATAGTTTGGCAGTTTCGCGCTATAGTCTTCGGTGGAGTTCGTTAGGTTCACCAGGAATTCGAGTTTTAGTTTCTGTACTTCCTGAGCTTTGACTTTCTCTTGGGACACACTGAAAAAGATTCCAGCTTCGTTGAAAACACGCACGGTTTCCTCTGTATACAGTAACTTATGGGCTGCTGCTCCATGATTCACTGAAAAATTAGACAAATGCTCCTGCAAATAGGTGGCATGCGAGGCCAATTTAGCCCATAACTGCAAGGAAGGGGGATTCTCGACACTAAAAACAGCATCTTCAACGAAACTTTCGCACACTTCAGCCGGCGACCGAGTATTTTTCAGCGCATGGTGAAGGGCCCGTACTGCACGTGAGAGAACATTGAACCGAGTTTGCTCTTCTTGCAGATCGCTTCGAATCACTTCTTGCACTAAACGATGAACACTCAAAGAGTCTGTCCCGTACCTCTGAAATAGAGAAAACTTAGTTAGAAGAGATACTATTTCAGCTGCTTCATCCCACATACCATTATCCTCCGCAGAACTGCCTTTCTCCTGTAGCCCCTCATTGATCAATTCGTATGGAATATCATCTGGGCAATAAAAAGCAGAAACTTGCATAAACAGAGTGGGAACTTCTCCAAGGTTCCTCTCTTCTGACATGCGACTGATGTGATCGAAATTCAGCATCCATGTTGTGTGGACTGCTAGCCGCTCCTTCGAGGTGTTTTCCACCAAATGTCGGGCGTTTGTCTTTTCCAAGAGACGTACCCTCTGCTTCTTGTATTTCTTCACATACTCTTTTATGGACTGTTTAACACTTCGTATAAAGGCCCCAGCTTGATCTAGAGCTAATGGCAGTCCTCCAAGTTCTCTGACCAGTTGACGCAAGTCGTTGTGTTCTCCCTCATCTGTGCGGCCTGTTCGCCGCTGTAGGAACTGAATGCCTTCCTCTTCTGTTAAGCATTTTAAGTCAATACAACACTGCTCGTCAATTTCTGTTGCTTCTTCAATTTCTGAAATTTCCCTTCTTGTTGTTATGATGATGTGACCGCGAGCCATATATTTCCAGCTACCAGTAAGCAGTTCACGCATTTCTTCCCAGTCAGTCATTTCTAATTCGTCGAGATTATCGACGACTAAACACCACAGTTTTTCGCGTTTCCTAAGCCAATCAAGGGTTCTCGATAAGGAGTTATGAAAATCGTTTTCGATCGTTCTAATTTGACGCGCCATCTTATTGACGGACctttgaaaaaactttttttctcccGAAATCCAGAATATACCCCCTGGATATTCTTTATCATTTTGCCAAAGAAATTCTACAATGAGAGACGTTTTCCCAACACCACCGAGACCACAAATTGCTGAATCAATACAACCATTCTGGGTATTTTTTACATGCGCTGCAATTGCCGTTAGTTCCTTTTGGCGACCACAAAAGCAATTATTGCGCTTAGGCACTTGAAAAATCTGAACATCTGCTGTCTTAAAATTCCCCTTTTCTAGTGCTTCAACTCTAGCTTCCAAACGAGTTTGCCCCTTTTTTAAATCTCCTATGTCTGCAGATACAGACGATACATTGGTCTCTAAATTACTTTGCTTATCTTTTAACTGAGAAATGTCTCTCTCATTAACTCCAACGCGTTGGTCTACTTCTACTAAATCGCTTGAAATATCGGCCATTGCATCTGATAAAGCTTCCTCTTTTTCTAACCGGTCTTTTCGTTCAGCTTCAAGATTTCTTTCAATCTGAGTTATTCGCTTATCAAAGTTATTGATTTCGTCTCTGATAGTTTGAAGTGCAGCACTTATCTTGTTGGCTTCGTCGGCGCTGGATTGCTTTAAATTATCCACATCTTTTTCTAGGTTGCTAAGTTCAACACTGATTAGCTTCATCAAATCTTTATCCACAGGGCAGCCCATGCACAGCTGCAAGCCTATAAATTAAGATTAAGAATACATAGCTACGTCCTACTTCTGAGCAAAgaaggaataaaataaaaaattaagacCCAAATGTTTGAGCCTTCTTGTAGTTAGATTGGTATACATAATTTATAGCTGAAATTGGGCAACATGTAAACAACCCTTTTCTTAGACTTAACAATGAGCCCAGGGGGCTGGGACAACAGATTCTAGTATAACAGATTCCACTGCTTATTTACTGCTCATGTCTTTTTTGTGCCGTAcccacaatct contains:
- the LOC140925177 gene encoding uncharacterized protein — encoded protein: MATGGASGKPIITFMSPVPLGTPAAPTILTGAPAAAGPVSTSFDLGDNQKRWVVIGICLNRLLLPVLRNIVSREMLSHYTSMKSAHGIDTQVYGGHKTHDGASRLNYGSINNNWGNFKKNMHLYDYRVKTAEDLAKLYLEPYMAKFTGFDDTCDASAVLNILERASVFTTPIQTSAKDVRTKVRNEWGHCNFVHWTHVEFQNSFQHMETMVRSLGLPKPDEKKELDELHDWETKGLQLCMGCPVDKDLMKLISVELSNLEKDVDNLKQSSADEANKISAALQTIRDEINNFDKRITQIERNLEAERKDRLEKEEALSDAMADISSDLVEVDQRVGVNERDISQLKDKQSNLETNVSSVSADIGDLKKGQTRLEARVEALEKGNFKTADVQIFQVPKRNNCFCGRQKELTAIAAHVKNTQNGCIDSAICGLGGVGKTSLIVEFLWQNDKEYPGGIFWISGEKKFFQRSVNKMARQIRTIENDFHNSLSRTLDWLRKREKLWCLVVDNLDELEMTDWEEMRELLTGSWKYMARGHIIITTRREISEIEEATEIDEQCCIDLKCLTEEEGIQFLQRRTGRTDEGEHNDLRQLVRELGGLPLALDQAGAFIRSVKQSIKEYVKKYKKQRVRLLEKTNARHLVENTSKERLAVHTTWMLNFDHISRMSEERNLGEVPTLFMQVSAFYCPDDIPYELINEGLQEKGSSAEDNGMWDEAAEIVSLLTKFSLFQRYGTDSLSVHRLVQEVIRSDLQEEQTRFNVLSRAVRALHHALKNTRSPAEVCESFVEDAVFSVENPPSLQLWAKLASHATYLQEHLSNFSVNHGAAAHKLLYTEETVRVFNEAGIFFSVSQEKVKAQEVQKLKLEFLVNLTNSTEDYSAKLPNYFIDIPLKDRDCKLISHCMRQPATDNDLEDEADSVKKEREEKVDQLREQGNVAVKNKKYEEAINLYSSAIDLTSHDHRLFANRALCYMKLTQPQQALDDCETCLLLCPRYSKALQRKAWALQKLVENGSSHLEGQKMAALAVAIQNEPSLANEKEFWEKFPRVSVPFRVIENETQLTFVLMTAQGTLLLKEGVYNLKRFIVFKDFQIVGLGKEVVLRCTECCLISSTKCYFENIVFPKGNIGLVCKGKEAAIHMKHCQISGGATSCEDYPECNGGEGCIAASLGKPVCDRTGKFGDSESKSGVGGFSGVEVLDGSFALIEDCVIHDCGGGGALVIGKGSRMVVNKCEVYKNHQAGLEAREGGTLSASQNKIFNSGFHGVLIGPNAGECLITSNKIFENAKEGIYACSNENKIEISKNDVHHNRPFGLSLDRNSHLVIRDNKIFENGFWGILAKSRTSAVIKGNIISGNKCGGIFIGVNYSARVHLESNTVRDHGGPWLEYQQGGFSLDTTLFEAFSSFLGLPPGEKQIYCKPPILVRNKEFNNEEGMYHPKEVIERCYTGCTFCRRSRSEVSCLIKCPTCHIASYCSRECRENHLAKHKTLCRALKSRYSVTVKTFSPLNSGQVKIRTFGTHLKGTGEGPKPKCDGKEEFIVKIQTQTLNSHPLQTMGVYDKSLTLDCGIQSPEIFSVIMECGVLGKLNKFTSKKVFCWATFAKREEKLTVFLDHLAPYQEW